From the Sphingomonas aliaeris genome, one window contains:
- the msrA gene encoding peptide-methionine (S)-S-oxide reductase MsrA, producing MESEVATLAGGCFWCTEAVFNDVIGVTKVESGYIGGDVPNPTYKQVCGGDTGHAEAIRITFDPEQLHYGDLLDIFFATHDPTQLNRQGNDVGTQYRSAIFPHSEEQETEARAAMARTGATSSGPIVTTIEPLSQWYPAEDYHQEYWETSGRSNPYCMAVIPPKLQKLRKSFAARSKAAVTA from the coding sequence ATGGAAAGCGAAGTCGCGACCCTTGCGGGCGGATGTTTCTGGTGCACCGAAGCGGTGTTCAACGACGTGATCGGCGTGACCAAGGTCGAAAGCGGCTATATCGGCGGCGACGTGCCAAACCCGACGTACAAGCAGGTCTGCGGCGGCGATACCGGCCATGCCGAGGCGATCCGCATCACGTTCGATCCAGAACAGCTTCATTATGGCGACCTGCTCGACATCTTCTTCGCGACGCACGATCCGACGCAGTTGAACCGCCAGGGCAACGATGTCGGCACGCAATACCGCTCCGCAATCTTTCCGCATTCCGAGGAGCAGGAAACCGAAGCCCGCGCAGCAATGGCCCGCACCGGCGCGACGTCGTCAGGTCCGATCGTCACGACGATCGAGCCGCTGTCGCAATGGTATCCGGCGGAGGATTATCATCAGGAATATTGGGAAACGTCGGGCCGCAGCAACCCCTATTGCATGGCCGTCATCCCGCCCAAGCTCCAGAAACTCCGCAAGAGCTTCGCAGCACGCTCGAAAGCCGCGGTCACCGCCTGA
- a CDS encoding acyl-CoA dehydrogenase, translating into MPFTPATADQRFVLTHVTRIADLAASERFAAASDDVVDAVLEGVGQLAEGEWAPLARAGDTVGAKWTPDGVVMPDGFVQAYHDYVEGGWGMIGVPEEFGGQGLPFAIQTAVLDTLGSANMGFALAPTLTVGAIEALAHHGSPEQQALYLPHLATGEWTGTMNLTEPQAGSDVGALRTQARPLGDGKWSIKGTKIYISFGDHDMAPNIVHLVLARTPGAPAGTKGISLFLVPKFRLDADGNPAEPNDVRVVSIEHKMGLHASPTCVLSFGDHDDCIGELIGPEYGGIRAMFTMMNNARLNVGLQGVQVAEGATQAAVAYALERVQSARAGSTSRDSVRIVEHPDVRRMLMRMKAQTQAARALVYLAAAQVDRATLGEAGAQNRLEILTPLAKAHGTDIGCEVSSIGIQVFGGMGYIEETGAAQFFRDARITPIYEGTNGIQAADLVGRKLGLDNGGAFNALIADMKAEAKDATLIMLIETCDEIGRAMMALDADDKLAGSYPFLTMLSVAVCGWLMERQGRIVADSGEASDFLAMKAAAAKFYIDQIVPEALGLKAAATAKADVLYSVAAELFAA; encoded by the coding sequence ATGCCCTTCACCCCCGCCACCGCCGACCAGCGCTTCGTGCTGACCCACGTCACCCGCATCGCGGATCTCGCCGCGAGCGAACGCTTCGCCGCCGCGAGCGACGACGTGGTCGATGCCGTGCTGGAAGGCGTCGGGCAGTTGGCGGAGGGCGAATGGGCACCGCTCGCCCGCGCCGGGGATACGGTCGGCGCGAAATGGACGCCCGACGGCGTGGTGATGCCGGACGGCTTCGTCCAGGCCTATCACGATTATGTCGAGGGTGGCTGGGGCATGATCGGCGTGCCGGAGGAATTCGGCGGACAGGGCCTGCCCTTCGCGATCCAGACCGCGGTGCTGGATACATTGGGCAGCGCGAACATGGGCTTCGCGCTCGCCCCCACGCTGACGGTCGGCGCGATCGAGGCGCTGGCGCATCACGGATCGCCGGAACAGCAGGCTTTGTACCTGCCGCATCTGGCGACCGGCGAATGGACCGGGACGATGAACCTGACCGAGCCGCAGGCCGGTTCCGACGTCGGCGCATTGCGCACGCAGGCCAGGCCGCTCGGCGACGGGAAGTGGTCGATCAAGGGCACCAAGATCTATATCTCGTTTGGCGATCACGACATGGCGCCGAACATCGTCCACCTTGTCCTCGCGCGGACGCCGGGTGCACCGGCGGGGACCAAGGGCATCTCGCTGTTTCTCGTGCCCAAGTTCCGGCTGGATGCGGACGGCAATCCGGCCGAGCCGAACGACGTCCGCGTCGTGTCGATCGAACACAAGATGGGGCTGCACGCCTCCCCCACCTGCGTGTTGAGCTTCGGCGATCATGACGATTGCATCGGCGAGCTGATCGGCCCGGAATATGGCGGCATCCGCGCGATGTTCACGATGATGAACAATGCGCGCCTCAACGTCGGCCTGCAGGGCGTCCAGGTGGCCGAGGGTGCGACGCAGGCGGCGGTCGCCTATGCGCTGGAGCGCGTGCAATCCGCTCGCGCCGGCTCCACCAGCCGCGATTCGGTGCGCATCGTCGAGCATCCCGACGTCCGCCGCATGTTAATGCGGATGAAGGCGCAGACGCAGGCCGCGCGCGCCTTGGTCTACCTCGCCGCAGCGCAGGTCGATCGTGCGACGCTTGGCGAAGCGGGCGCACAGAACCGGCTGGAAATCCTCACCCCGCTGGCCAAGGCGCACGGCACCGATATCGGCTGCGAAGTCTCCTCGATCGGCATCCAGGTGTTCGGCGGGATGGGCTATATCGAGGAGACGGGCGCGGCGCAGTTCTTCCGCGATGCGCGCATCACCCCGATCTACGAGGGCACGAACGGCATACAGGCGGCGGATCTGGTCGGCCGCAAGCTGGGGCTCGACAATGGCGGCGCGTTCAACGCGCTGATCGCCGACATGAAGGCGGAGGCAAAGGATGCCACGCTGATCATGCTGATCGAGACGTGCGACGAGATCGGCCGCGCGATGATGGCGCTGGACGCGGACGACAAGCTGGCCGGATCCTATCCGTTCCTGACGATGCTGTCGGTCGCGGTGTGCGGCTGGCTGATGGAACGGCAGGGCCGCATCGTGGCGGACAGCGGCGAGGCGTCGGACTTCCTGGCGATGAAGGCGGCTGCGGCGAAATTCTATATCGACCAGATCGTTCCGGAAGCGCTGGGGCTGAAGGCCGCGGCGACGGCGAAGGCGGACGTCCTCTACTCGGTCGCGGCGGAACTGTTCGCGGCATGA
- a CDS encoding arylamine N-acetyltransferase family protein — protein sequence MSFDLDAYLARIALGARPSPDAAGLERLQHAHRMTIPFENLDVVLGRGIRIDSDSVSAKLVTARRGGYCFEHNRLCGDALAALGFEARPLLARVWLAPPATADGVPGKTHTLSLVRIDGQDWIADCGFGGSYSPPMPLVDGATATGPDGTTSRLQRDETFGWMLSRDAGGDPRPQFSFTLDPVWESDLLMGNHWCSTAPASRFTQAPIVSVVLPKGFAGLNGVSYRRRSGGEETVAEITDRRVYRLRLNMLFGIDLTPEDVDALGLFPAS from the coding sequence ATGAGCTTCGATCTCGACGCCTATCTGGCGCGTATCGCGCTGGGTGCGCGGCCGTCGCCCGATGCGGCGGGGCTGGAGCGTTTGCAACACGCGCACCGCATGACGATCCCGTTCGAGAATCTCGACGTCGTCCTTGGTCGCGGGATCCGGATCGACAGCGACTCCGTCTCCGCCAAGCTGGTGACGGCGCGGCGTGGCGGATATTGTTTCGAACATAACCGGTTGTGCGGCGATGCGCTCGCGGCCCTCGGGTTCGAGGCGCGACCGTTGCTGGCGCGCGTCTGGCTGGCGCCGCCCGCGACGGCCGACGGGGTACCGGGAAAAACGCATACGCTTAGCCTCGTGCGGATCGACGGGCAGGACTGGATCGCCGATTGCGGCTTCGGCGGCAGCTATTCGCCACCTATGCCGCTCGTCGATGGCGCCACCGCGACCGGCCCGGACGGGACGACCTCCCGATTGCAGCGCGACGAGACGTTCGGCTGGATGCTGTCACGCGATGCGGGTGGCGACCCGCGGCCGCAATTCAGCTTCACGCTGGACCCGGTGTGGGAATCGGACCTACTGATGGGCAATCACTGGTGCTCGACCGCACCCGCGAGCCGCTTCACCCAGGCACCGATCGTCAGCGTGGTGCTGCCCAAGGGATTCGCCGGACTGAACGGCGTGTCCTATCGCCGTCGCAGCGGTGGTGAGGAGACTGTCGCGGAAATCACCGACCGCCGCGTCTACCGATTGCGGTTGAACATGTTGTTCGGGATCGACCTGACACCCGAGGACGTGGACGCGCTGGGACTTTTTCCGGCGAGTTAG
- a CDS encoding GntR family transcriptional regulator, giving the protein MTALNSEDSPVYLKLRATISAAILRGDFRAGDQLPSVRALAAEHGANPLTVAKAYQSFQDDGYVEVRRGVGMFVLPGAAEKLKIAERELFLKTSWPRIRSHIDLLGLDAADLLERERA; this is encoded by the coding sequence ATGACAGCGCTCAACAGCGAAGACAGCCCGGTTTACCTGAAGCTGCGTGCGACGATCTCGGCCGCGATACTGCGCGGCGACTTCCGCGCCGGGGATCAACTCCCGTCCGTCCGCGCGCTTGCCGCGGAACATGGTGCCAATCCGCTAACCGTCGCCAAGGCGTATCAGAGCTTCCAGGACGACGGCTATGTCGAGGTCCGGCGCGGGGTGGGCATGTTCGTGCTACCCGGGGCCGCGGAAAAGCTGAAGATCGCCGAACGCGAGCTGTTCCTGAAGACCAGCTGGCCGCGCATCCGCAGCCATATCGACCTGCTCGGGCTCGACGCCGCCGACCTGCTGGAACGCGAGCGGGCCTAG
- a CDS encoding nitroreductase family protein: MFNDTTTLLSLLATRRSGKPRDLVAPGPDATQLAEILQIAARTPDHGKLAPWRFVIVPEEKRDLLAEVIVKAYREERPQAARLEIESLEQFAHQAPTLVVVLFSPKTQSHIPLWEQELSAGAVCMNLLHAVHASGFAGGWLTGWPSFSDAVRDAFGAAPERIAGFMFIGTPSRPLDERPRPEMGTIVSAWS; the protein is encoded by the coding sequence ATGTTCAACGACACCACCACCCTGCTCTCGCTGCTCGCCACCCGCCGTTCCGGCAAGCCGCGCGATCTGGTCGCGCCCGGCCCCGACGCGACGCAGCTGGCCGAAATCCTCCAGATCGCCGCGCGGACGCCCGATCACGGCAAACTCGCGCCGTGGCGTTTCGTGATCGTGCCCGAAGAGAAGCGCGACCTGCTCGCCGAAGTGATCGTCAAGGCGTACCGCGAGGAACGCCCGCAGGCGGCGCGACTGGAGATCGAATCGCTCGAACAGTTCGCGCATCAGGCGCCGACCTTGGTCGTCGTGCTGTTCTCGCCCAAGACGCAGAGCCATATCCCGTTGTGGGAGCAGGAATTGTCCGCCGGGGCAGTGTGCATGAACCTGCTCCACGCGGTGCATGCCAGCGGGTTTGCCGGCGGCTGGCTGACCGGTTGGCCCAGCTTCAGCGACGCGGTGCGCGATGCGTTCGGCGCCGCACCCGAGCGGATTGCCGGATTCATGTTCATCGGCACGCCGTCGCGTCCGCTCGACGAACGCCCGCGTCCCGAAATGGGCACGATTGTATCCGCTTGGTCATAA